The following coding sequences lie in one Phycicoccus duodecadis genomic window:
- a CDS encoding ABC transporter ATP-binding protein, which translates to MTGTRVEVVDAAKELDGAVLLRPTSMVAGPGTCVVLRGPNGAGKTTLLRLVGGLTTPSGGTVTLDGARADERDPATRDAVAALLGAPATYRDLTLVDHLTLVDATWGRDPDTCAERVAAGLARFGVDDLADRFTHELSSGQRHLFHLALTWFRPARLLLLDEPEQRLDDDRRALLATRIRERCAEGTTVVMACHDPDVTAAAADEVVEVSGEPG; encoded by the coding sequence ATGACGGGAACGCGGGTCGAGGTCGTGGACGCCGCCAAGGAGCTCGACGGGGCGGTCCTGCTGCGGCCCACGTCGATGGTCGCCGGACCCGGGACGTGCGTGGTGCTGCGCGGCCCCAACGGTGCCGGCAAGACCACGCTGCTGCGGCTGGTGGGCGGGCTGACCACGCCGTCCGGCGGCACCGTCACCCTGGACGGCGCCCGGGCCGACGAGCGCGACCCGGCCACCCGCGACGCCGTGGCCGCGCTGCTCGGCGCGCCCGCCACCTACCGCGACCTGACCCTGGTCGACCACCTGACCCTGGTCGACGCCACGTGGGGCCGTGACCCCGACACCTGCGCCGAGCGCGTCGCCGCCGGGCTGGCCCGCTTCGGGGTCGACGACCTGGCCGACCGCTTCACCCACGAGCTGTCCTCGGGCCAGCGCCACCTGTTCCACCTGGCCCTGACCTGGTTCCGGCCGGCCCGGCTGCTGCTGCTCGACGAGCCCGAGCAGCGCCTCGACGACGACCGCCGCGCGCTCCTGGCCACGCGTATCCGCGAGCGCTGCGCCGAGGGCACCACCGTCGTCATGGCCTGCCACGACCCCGACGTCACGGCGGCCGCGGCCGACGAGGTCGTCGAGGTGAGCGGCGAGCCCGGATGA
- a CDS encoding DsbA family oxidoreductase, producing MRIDVWSDILCPFCHLGRRHLELALEQFEHADEVGVVWHSYQLDRNAPAVDDTPQLDRITEKYGAPREQMVAQHEQMARDAAAVGLDFQWERLVGGNSYDAHRLLHYARSLDVEDAVTTRVMRAWYSEGAAIGDRETLVRLAVEAGLDEAGVRTMLEGDDFGIDVRTDEALAAQIGITAVPMFVLDQKYGVSGAQPVEVLLQAIRQVWDLQGTEPEMPAAGGGCGGGCCGGACGSGATEPEADAATAGGCGCGAGGCGGVCGPDEHADDERVGSTTR from the coding sequence GTGCGCATCGACGTCTGGTCCGACATCCTCTGCCCGTTCTGCCACCTGGGGCGGCGCCACCTCGAGCTCGCCCTCGAGCAGTTCGAGCACGCCGACGAGGTCGGGGTGGTGTGGCACAGCTACCAGCTCGACCGCAACGCCCCCGCCGTCGACGACACCCCGCAGCTCGACCGCATCACGGAGAAGTACGGCGCGCCGCGCGAGCAGATGGTGGCCCAGCACGAGCAGATGGCGCGCGACGCCGCCGCCGTCGGGCTCGACTTCCAGTGGGAGCGCCTCGTCGGGGGCAACTCCTACGACGCGCACCGCCTGCTGCACTACGCGCGCTCGCTCGACGTCGAGGACGCGGTGACCACGCGCGTGATGCGGGCCTGGTACTCCGAGGGCGCCGCCATCGGCGACCGCGAGACCCTGGTGCGCCTTGCCGTCGAGGCCGGGCTCGACGAGGCCGGCGTCCGCACGATGCTCGAGGGTGACGACTTCGGCATCGACGTGCGCACCGACGAAGCCCTCGCCGCCCAGATCGGCATCACCGCCGTCCCGATGTTCGTCCTCGACCAGAAGTACGGCGTCAGCGGCGCCCAGCCGGTCGAGGTGCTGCTCCAGGCCATCCGCCAGGTGTGGGACCTCCAGGGCACCGAGCCCGAGATGCCCGCTGCCGGTGGCGGCTGCGGCGGCGGATGCTGCGGGGGCGCGTGTGGCTCCGGTGCCACCGAGCCCGAGGCCGACGCGGCGACCGCCGGTGGCTGCGGCTGCGGGGCCGGTGGCTGCGGCGGGGTCTGCGGCCCGGACGAGCACGCCGACGACGAGCGCGTGGGCAGCACCACCCGCTGA